One window from the genome of Bufo bufo chromosome 4, aBufBuf1.1, whole genome shotgun sequence encodes:
- the LOC120999704 gene encoding zinc finger protein 501-like isoform X1 has product MEEWEYLEEHKDLYKDVMMENHQPLTSPDGSTKRNPPERCPSPQYSQDCPEEKQNIPLDHQESSDGTTSGLEKPVSASVNGEDRMTVYHMHLHVPSYHEAENNNTTEGGCITPNVPSVLHSEDLSSGTAGHKKPSSSQSLIGKTRTKQKRGKHFKKKSNLSLHEKNHRDKRSFSCSECGKSFTRKFLLDGHQRIHTGERPFLCSECGRCFSRKSHLVYHLRIHLGEKPFLCLECGKCFSQNSDLNRHQKSHTGEKPYSCPECGKCFSQKSDLHRHQRAHTGEKPYLCPECGKCFSQKSDLHRHQKGHKGEKPFSCLDCGKYFSQKSHLVTHQRAHTGEKPFMCPKCSKYFNVKSVLVEHLRTHTGEKPHTCPECGKSFSLKSCLVRHQRTHTGEKPFLCSECGKCFSHKSSLATHERTHNEEKPLLLSSTGHNVTHTFLQQMAGSQSVKQL; this is encoded by the exons atggaggagtgggagtatttagaagaacacaaggatctgtacaaggacgtcatgatggagaaTCACCAGCCCCTCACATCACCGG ATGGATCCACTaagagaaatccaccagagagatgtcccagtcctcagtattcccaggactgtccagaggaaaaGCAGAATATCCCACTGGATCATCAG GAAAGTTCAGATGGAACGACGAGTGGACTTGAGAAACCTGTATCAGCGTCTGTGAATG GTGAAGACAGGATGACAGTATACCATATGCATCTCCATGTACCTTCCTATCATGAAGCAGAAAATAACAATACCACAGAAGGTGGTTGTATAACTCCTAATGTACCCTCAGTCCTTCACAGCGAAGATCTCTCCTCCGGTACCGCTGGTCACAAGAAACCTTCATCTAGTCAATCACTAATTGGCAAAACAAGAACTAAACAGAAACGTGGGAAACATTTTAAAAAGAAATCTAATCTTTCCTTACATGAGAAAAATCACAGAGATAAAAggtcattttcatgctcagaatgtggaaaatcttttacAAGGAAATTCCTTCTGGatggacatcagagaattcacacaggggagagaccatttttatgttcagaatgtgggagatGTTTCAGTCGAAAATCACATCTTGTGTACCATCTAAGAATCCACTTAggggaaaagccatttttgtgtttagaatgtgggaaatgctttagtcAGAATTCGGATCTTAATAGACATCAGAaatctcacacaggggagaagccatattcatgtcctgaatgtgggaagtgttttagtcagaagTCAGATCTTCATAGACATCAGCgagctcacacaggggagaagccatatttatgtcctgaatgtgggaaatgttttagtcagaaatcagatCTTCATAGACATCAGAAAGGTCAcaaaggggagaagccattttcatgtcttgaTTGTGGAAAgtattttagtcagaaatcacatcttgttacacatcagagagctcacacaggggagaaaccatttaTGTGCCCTAAATGTAGTAAATATTTTAATGTGAAATCAGTTCTTGTAGaacatctgagaactcacacaggggagaagccacatACAtgccctgaatgtgggaaatcttttagTCTGAAATCgtgtcttgttagacatcagagaactcacacaggggagaagccatttttatgttctgaatgtggaaaatgttttagtcACAAATCAAGTCTTGCTACACATGAGAGAACTCACAATGAAGAGAAGCCACTATTGCTCAGTAGTACAGGTCATAATGTAACTCATACATTCTTACAACAGATGGCAGGATCTCAGTCTGTGAAGCAATTATAG